The region ACTTATTCCAAACAGATGCCGCAATCAATCCCGGCAACTCCGGCGGGCCGCTCGTTAATATTGAGGGGCAGGTGATTGGTATAAATACTGCGGCTGCCGGAAGTGCCGAAAATATCGGCTTTGCAATACCTATAAATGATGCTAAAAGTGCTCTCGAATCCGTTATTAAAACTGGAAAAATAGCCCGCCCCTATATTGGTGTCCGCTACATCGCCATTAACGATGGGATTGCAAAAGCCAATAACCTTGCTTCTAACACCGGAGCATTGATTTATGGCAAAGGCACTCAGCCGGCTGTCCTGCCTGGCAGCCCAGCAGATAAAGCAGGGCTACAAGAGGGCGATATTATTATTAAACTTGATGGCAAGGATATTAACGAATTAACTTCAATAAGCTCGGTGATTGGTAAGAAGAAGTCAGGCGACAAGATTGAAGTTGTGTATTTGCGAGATGGGAAACAAAATAAAGCTACTTTAGTCCTGGATGAGGCTCCAGCTAGCTAAGCTCCTTTTGAAAAGCCAAGTATTAAGTATTCCTCGAGCAGCAATTTAAGTCCTTGCTTTGAGGCTAGTTTCTTTAAGCCACTGTGCTGCCAGGGGTCTGATTCGTGATAGACAATACTACCAGGCACTAAATGCTCTGAAATTTCGCTGTAAAATTTACGATACAAATCTAGGCCGTCACCTTTGCCGCCAAAAAGTGCAATAGATGGCTCTTTTTGAACCTCAGGCTTCATATTTGGCTTGTAGTCTTCTGAGACATACGGAAGATTGGTGACAATTGTTTCAAATTTACCTTCAATGCCTTTCCAGACATCAGCCTCGACAAAATTTATTTTATTATGGCTGCCTAGTAGGTTTTTGGCGTTAAGTTTGGCCACTTGCATAGCTAGGGGAGAAACTTCTGTAGCGGTAATTGTGAGGTCTGGGCGGTGCTTGGCAATGGCTATAGCCAGCGCGCCACTCCCGGTGCCTATATCGATTAGCCTTGAGTTTCTGGGAGCATTACTAATGGCTTGTTCGGCAATAAGCTCGGTTTCAACTCTTGGGCTCAAGACTCTGTTATCAACAAAAAAGTCTATGCCATAAAACTCTAGTTTGTTGGTGATATAGCATACTGGCTCGCGGTCCACACGGCGTGCTAATGCCTTATTAAATTCTAATCTACTATCTTCATCTAGCTCGTCATTATCGTGGGCTATAAGCCACTCTTTGGGCTCGCCAAGAGTATTTGCTAGTAGCAGTTCTGAATCTAGCTTGGGGTTGCTTACATCTGCCTCAATAAGCTGCTCTCTGGCTTTCTGCAGTGCTACTTTGATGATCATGATGAACTAGAGACGGCTTTATCTGTGGCGGCATCTCTTAGTGCTTTAAGTAGTTCTTGGATGCCCCCATCCATTACCTTGGCTAGATTATGAGCCGTGTAGCCAATGCGGTGGTCTGTGACACGGTCTTGAGGGTAGTTGTAAGTACGAATTTTTTCACTTCTATCGCCAGTACCTATTTGCCCTCGGCGAGTATCGCCCATCTCCTGGGCCTCTTTTTGGGCCTGTGCATCTAGCAGCCTAGCTCTAAGCACACCCATAGCCTTAAGCTTATTTTTGAGTTGCGATTTTTCGTCCTGGCAAGTCACCACAATGCCACTAGGCAAGTGAGTGATTCGAACGGCGCTATCGGTGGTATTTACGCTCTGGCCACCATTGCCACTAGACCTGTACACATCCACCCTGAGTTCATTTTGGTTAATCTCGATGTCTTGCTGGTCGGCCTCTGGCAGTACTGCTACAGTTGCGGTAGAAGTGTGGATTCTTCCAGCACTTTCGGTGACAGGCACCCTCTGCACCCTATGCACACCAGATTCATATTTTAGAGTGCCATAAGGAGAATCACCACTAATTTGGGCAATTACTTCCTTGTAGCCACCTGCTGGGTTGGGGCTCTCACTTAGGAGGCTCAGTTTTAAGCTATTGTCTTCGCAGAACCTCGCATACATTCGTAGCAAATCGCCTGCAAAAATACTGCTTTCATCGCCACCTGCTCCAGCACGAATTTCAATAATTGCATTTTTGGAATCATTAGGGTCGATCGGTATTAGAGCTATTCTTATCTCCGACTGTAATGATTCTATTAGAGGCTCTAGCCTGGCTACTTCTTCAGTCGCGAAGTCTTTCATATCTGCATCTGAGAGCATTTCGGTAGCAGCAACAAGGTCGGCCTCAGCATCACTCACTTGCTGGTACAGACTCAGCCTTTCGCTAAGCTGTCTTTGTCGGTTCACTAATTTGCCCGATTCGGCACTTGCGTATATTTTAGGATCAGCTAATTTAGCCTCAATTAATTCAAGCTCATGTCTCGTATTGGTAATGGTGGTTTGGTTAATAGTGCTCATACATACAAATAATACCCTAATTATAGGGTATTATCGTGTTTATTTATTATTTATTGTTCGTTTGGCTGCTCTAATGGGCTTGGCTTCTGGTTTAGCTTAGGCTTCGGCTTAGAGGTGCTTGCGGCTGCTGTGGGCGTGGTTTTGGAAATCTTGGCCTGCTTGCGTTTAGCCTCTTTAATGGCTTTTTTGCCTAGGTCATCTCGGCGAGATTTGGCAGCCTCAGATCTTGCTCGGAACCTATCGACTCTTCCGGCAGTATCGACTAGCTTTTGTTTGCCAGTATAGAATGGGTGACACTGGCTACAAACATCTACTGTAATATCATCGACCGTAGAGGTCGATTCAAAGGTAGTGCCGCAGCCCAGGCAGGCAACTTTAGTTTTCTTTATTTCGGGGTGTATACCAGCTCTCATAATTTTACAATAATATCAGATTATGCCCCCAAGGTCAAACCTATTAACTTGATGTAGCCTTGCCGAGCTTGGCGGAAAGTAAAAGTTGCCGAGTATCGCCGGTACCATCCGTTATCTCTGTTTTTTGAGTTTCATCGTAGTAGCTCACTAAGTAGTGGCTCATTATCTCTTGCAGATCCTTCTGTTTGAGTTTTTCGTCGTCTAAGTCGGCATTGATCTTCTGAAAATCTTTATCAGCCAAAAGTAGCTTTTTAGCTTCTGCCCGCTTGGTGCTAAGCTCTTTTATTTCTTCCTCTAGCTTACGATATTCATCGTTTTGCTCCATCACATCTTTTAACTGCTCTCTTATTGTTCTTATTTTTTCTTTAGACTCTGTAATCTCTGGCATTAATCTGTGTATCGACTCGAGCGGTGTTTTGTCTTCCATATTTCTCCTTATTCAAATAACTATTATAACGCCTGAGCTTGGATTGCCAAGAGTATTTTTAAATTATTTGCGAGCTTGAGCATTACGAGCAATCTGCATAATAGTTTCTTCATCATCTGTAATCGTATATAGGCCCATGTCAGCCGCGTCGATAGTCCCGGTTGGCAGCATCAGGCTGCGATGCATATGTTCATTTAGAGTCTCCCAGAAATAGGCGCCAACACATACTATTGGTACGCGATTTATCTTGGCTGTTTGCACTAGCGTCAATATTTCATAAAATTCATCCATGGTGCCAAAGCCACCCGGGAAATAAATATACATTCGGGCTGCAAAAGCCAGTACAACTTTGCGCGTAAAAAAGTATTGAAAGGGTATTTCTTGAGTGATGTATTCATTTGTAACCTGTTTGTGCGGGATTTTTATGGTGGCAGCTACAGATTTGCCTCCTGCTTCGAATGCCCCCCGACTGGCAGCCTCCATGATACCCCCACCGCCACCTGTTACTACGGTGTAGTCAAGCTCTTCGGAGAGCCGCCGGGCAAGCTGGCGAGCCTTAATGTAGTCGGGGTGGTTTTCATCGAAGCGGGCAGAACCAAAGAAAGTCACCTTTTTGGGGTATCGACTCATCAGTTCAAGGCCCTGAGTTATTTCTTCGTTTATTCGGCAGACTCGCTGGGCATTGTTATCGCCAGGCTCTGTGACAAGGCAGGCCTTCTGGATCTCTTCTAGCGAAAGCGGTTTTATTTTAGATTCGCTCATGCATATTATTTTAACTGGTTATGATTAATTAGTCCAAAGTATTTTAGATATATTATCTAAAACCCACTATTATCCCCTTAGTATTTCAGTTTGTTTGCTAGCTGTTCGTATTATCAGCTATAATACCGATGCCTCTAGCACCTAGTGGGTTTTTGCTAGCACCACATTTAGCGCTTTAAAAAGTATGCCAAACACTATTTACAAACCAATTATGCTTCGGTAATATAGATATCAGTTGATACATATTTAAACAAACAGGAGGGTTAGTGATATGCCAGAAAAAGCCAAAACCACAGGCACAATTAAAGATGACGACTGGGACAAGCCAATGACCTGCCCAATCGATCCAAAAGAGCTCGCTGAGTGCGAAGCTTGCCAGTAGCAAAAGTAGCAAAATTCTAGCTGCACTCATGTGAGGCTTTTGCATATAAAATTAAATAACACAAAACCCCCACTAATAAATAGCGGGGGTTTTGATTTATGGCTTGTGCTAGCTAGCTTAGGCTTATAAAAGACCTAATCTACGAGCACATGATGGCCATGGAGACCAGCCACGTCGGGACTGAGTTTCGCGAGCCTTGGCATCCTGAACTTCAGGAGGAGCAAGGTCGGGGCGGGCATAGCCGCCATAATTGGCCCAAGTACTCATATCGTACTGGTAGGCACCATAGTAGCCGTTACCTGTGTTGGTGTTGTAGTTACCACCAGCTTCACAGAATCTAAGCTTGGCAAAGGCGTCATCGCCACCAATTACAAGCTTAGTAGCATTGGCCGCAGGGCCTGCCTTAGCAATAGACTTAAGCTGTTGTGCCTTTAGGGCAGCTTCAGCGTCAGCCTTGGCCTTGGCTTCCTGTGAGGCCTTAAGGGGCTTTACGACAGCATCGATAAAAGTAGGACGCTTGTCTTTGACTGAAAGGGACAGGGTGTTTGTGTTAAGGTTCAAATCGTAGTCTTGCTTGGCTGTACTCTCAGCCTGGCTGATAGCCAGTGCTGGCTCGGCGACAGTAACTTGTACGGGGTTGATCGCCTGTTGTAGTAGCACCAATACGGTGAATACTGCTATATATAAGTTACGCATAGGTTTGATAGATGGCTTGCTGGGCAATACCCACCTAGTTAAACTTCCTCGTTTAATGTTGTTTTGCCAAGAACGATTTCGACCTCAAAATATGAGTTCGTTCTTATGTCTACTGCTCAACTGAAAAGAGACCTTAATTAGGGTCTCTCAATTGAACAGACGATATTATACCAAGCATAAGCGTATTTGTCAAGGGTATTAGTGGCCTGGGCTAATTCCAACAGGTTAAAACAGCATTTGCGCTCATGCTTGACAGCTATTGGGCAGGACTATTATTGATGCCTATGAGCTATTTACCAAAATAAAAGGATATGGTATAAATAGAGGCCACCCTAAAAGGAGAAAATATGGCTATTGCCTATATTGGTATGGGCTTG is a window of Patescibacteria group bacterium DNA encoding:
- the prmC gene encoding peptide chain release factor N(5)-glutamine methyltransferase, which gives rise to MIIKVALQKAREQLIEADVSNPKLDSELLLANTLGEPKEWLIAHDNDELDEDSRLEFNKALARRVDREPVCYITNKLEFYGIDFFVDNRVLSPRVETELIAEQAISNAPRNSRLIDIGTGSGALAIAIAKHRPDLTITATEVSPLAMQVAKLNAKNLLGSHNKINFVEADVWKGIEGKFETIVTNLPYVSEDYKPNMKPEVQKEPSIALFGGKGDGLDLYRKFYSEISEHLVPGSIVYHESDPWQHSGLKKLASKQGLKLLLEEYLILGFSKGA
- a CDS encoding TIGR00730 family Rossman fold protein, coding for MSESKIKPLSLEEIQKACLVTEPGDNNAQRVCRINEEITQGLELMSRYPKKVTFFGSARFDENHPDYIKARQLARRLSEELDYTVVTGGGGGIMEAASRGAFEAGGKSVAATIKIPHKQVTNEYITQEIPFQYFFTRKVVLAFAARMYIYFPGGFGTMDEFYEILTLVQTAKINRVPIVCVGAYFWETLNEHMHRSLMLPTGTIDAADMGLYTITDDEETIMQIARNAQARK
- the prfA gene encoding peptide chain release factor 1, whose product is MSTINQTTITNTRHELELIEAKLADPKIYASAESGKLVNRQRQLSERLSLYQQVSDAEADLVAATEMLSDADMKDFATEEVARLEPLIESLQSEIRIALIPIDPNDSKNAIIEIRAGAGGDESSIFAGDLLRMYARFCEDNSLKLSLLSESPNPAGGYKEVIAQISGDSPYGTLKYESGVHRVQRVPVTESAGRIHTSTATVAVLPEADQQDIEINQNELRVDVYRSSGNGGQSVNTTDSAVRITHLPSGIVVTCQDEKSQLKNKLKAMGVLRARLLDAQAQKEAQEMGDTRRGQIGTGDRSEKIRTYNYPQDRVTDHRIGYTAHNLAKVMDGGIQELLKALRDAATDKAVSSSS